A stretch of the Janthinobacterium sp. B9-8 genome encodes the following:
- a CDS encoding Fe2+-dependent dioxygenase — MLLHIPQLLDAKTLAYCRERLSAAQWEDGKITSGSLSASIKRNQQLAKDSPVAKELGAIVLQALNANEMFFSAALPSYVMPPQFNRYENSMDLGNHIDNAVQGILGTQERIRADVSATLFFAEPEEYEGGELMIEDTYGVHEVKLAAGDLILYPSTSLHRVEPVTRGVRLASFFWVQSMVRDVGERAVLFDLDTSIRQIRQQAQSHDIATQLTGTYHNLLRRWADV; from the coding sequence ATGCTATTACATATTCCGCAGCTGCTTGATGCCAAGACACTTGCGTATTGCCGTGAGCGCTTGTCTGCTGCCCAGTGGGAAGATGGCAAAATCACATCGGGTAGTTTGTCGGCATCGATCAAGCGTAATCAGCAGTTGGCGAAAGATAGTCCTGTCGCAAAAGAGCTGGGGGCGATTGTTCTGCAAGCTTTGAATGCCAATGAGATGTTCTTTTCGGCCGCTTTGCCCAGCTATGTCATGCCGCCGCAATTTAATCGCTACGAAAACAGTATGGATTTGGGCAACCATATTGATAATGCGGTGCAGGGTATTTTGGGCACACAAGAGCGCATCCGTGCCGATGTATCCGCAACTTTGTTTTTTGCCGAACCAGAAGAGTATGAAGGCGGAGAGCTGATGATTGAAGACACCTATGGCGTGCATGAAGTGAAGCTGGCGGCAGGCGATTTGATTTTGTACCCATCGACCAGCTTGCACCGGGTAGAGCCGGTTACGCGTGGTGTGCGCCTTGCTTCTTTCTTTTGGGTGCAAAGCATGGTGCGCGATGTGGGCGAGCGTGCGGTGTTGTTTGATCTGGATACCTCGATCCGGCAAATTCGGCAGCAAGCACAATCACATGATATTGCCACCCAGCTGACGGGCACTTACCACAATTTATTACGTCGCTGGGCCGATGTTTAA
- the glnE gene encoding bifunctional [glutamate--ammonia ligase]-adenylyl-L-tyrosine phosphorylase/[glutamate--ammonia-ligase] adenylyltransferase: MTDLTQNSKSLLAPALAHSRYLQQLFIRHPNLAQETLEQLSQPYSRANMEQQLSQPVLDDNSLKQSLRRLRQAVMARLISRELAGLSDLTEVMHTISDLAEITLAAALAWVSQPDARYGQPIGEESGQVQELIIVGMGKLGGRELNVSSDIDLIFIFPEDGQTTGPRKISNSEYFALIGKRLISLIGEITDEGFVFRVDMRLRPFGDVGPLACSFAALEGYLLTQGREWERYAWIKARALCGDEAGLMQMVTPFVYRKYLDYGAYQSMRELHSQIRREVARKDKVDNIKLGPGGIREIEFIGQVFQLIRGGRNKILQQRPTQAILDELAQQGTLTHAAVAELQEAYSFLRNTEHRLMYLDDTQTQMLPLNDEDQARIALSMGFTDWHQFTEQLTIYRGRVNQHFEHVFVLPPDEGEDHPQAAIWLSAQDGDSTDLAALGFENPNEINRRLSSMQSSSRYQQMPDRCRKRIDSILPPLIEVAASFHNPDATFTRILDLLEAISRRESYLALLAEHPRTLKRLASLYSASPWVSQYLTRHPILLDELLDFRLLEELPDWPKLGKILRQELKDLDDDTEAKMDCLRHFQHAQVFRLVCQDLDGLLVLETVSDHLSDLADLMLTVTLEQVWQDLPNKHRSNPQFAVIGYGKLGGKELGFASDLDIVYLFDDDHPNATEVYAKYAKRIVNWLTALTPAGHLYDIDLRLRPNGTSGLLVSSIGTFAQYQRESAWVWEHQALTRARYCAGDRIVGNAFEAIREDILRAPRDLPKLRDEVRTMRERMLETHPARPEDVKHVRGGIVDIEFIMQYLILAHAKTHKEFCLNRGNIALLATAAQQGLIPPEAAHLAADGYRELRRLQHSSRLNGTELTPKMLLPIQPQLAAVKLLWNTLFGETSA; this comes from the coding sequence ATGACTGATCTGACGCAAAACTCCAAATCCTTACTTGCCCCGGCTCTGGCGCATAGCCGATACCTGCAGCAATTATTTATTCGTCATCCCAATTTAGCGCAAGAAACCCTAGAGCAGCTCTCTCAGCCTTACTCGCGTGCCAATATGGAGCAGCAGCTTAGCCAGCCTGTGCTAGATGACAACAGCTTAAAACAGTCTTTACGGCGCTTACGCCAAGCCGTCATGGCGAGGCTAATCAGCAGAGAATTAGCAGGTTTATCGGATCTCACCGAAGTCATGCACACCATCAGCGACTTGGCCGAAATCACTCTGGCTGCGGCTTTAGCATGGGTGTCCCAGCCAGATGCACGCTATGGCCAGCCCATAGGCGAAGAATCCGGGCAGGTGCAAGAGCTGATTATTGTGGGCATGGGTAAATTAGGGGGGCGCGAGCTGAATGTATCTTCTGATATCGATTTAATTTTTATTTTTCCTGAAGACGGCCAAACCACCGGCCCGCGTAAAATCAGCAACTCCGAATACTTTGCCCTGATCGGTAAACGACTCATCAGCCTCATCGGTGAAATTACCGATGAAGGCTTTGTATTCAGAGTAGATATGCGGCTGCGCCCTTTTGGCGATGTGGGGCCGCTAGCTTGTAGCTTTGCCGCACTAGAAGGTTATTTGCTCACGCAAGGCCGCGAATGGGAGCGCTATGCCTGGATCAAAGCCCGTGCACTCTGTGGCGATGAAGCGGGGCTGATGCAAATGGTCACGCCCTTTGTTTATCGTAAATACCTCGATTACGGCGCTTATCAATCCATGCGCGAGCTTCACAGCCAAATTCGCCGTGAAGTGGCACGCAAAGACAAAGTCGACAACATCAAGCTCGGGCCAGGCGGGATTCGTGAGATCGAATTTATCGGTCAAGTTTTTCAATTGATTCGCGGTGGGCGCAATAAAATCCTGCAACAGCGGCCAACACAAGCCATTTTGGATGAGCTAGCCCAGCAAGGCACCCTGACTCACGCTGCCGTAGCCGAGCTACAAGAAGCTTACTCATTCTTACGCAATACCGAGCATCGCTTAATGTATCTGGACGATACACAAACCCAGATGTTACCACTCAATGATGAAGACCAAGCCCGCATTGCGCTCAGCATGGGGTTTACTGACTGGCATCAATTTACTGAACAGCTGACCATTTACCGAGGCCGAGTCAACCAACACTTCGAGCATGTGTTTGTGCTACCGCCCGACGAAGGTGAAGACCACCCACAAGCGGCTATTTGGCTGAGTGCACAGGATGGCGACAGCACTGATCTAGCCGCACTAGGCTTTGAAAACCCCAATGAGATCAACCGCCGCTTGTCCTCAATGCAAAGCAGCAGCCGCTACCAGCAAATGCCCGATCGCTGCCGCAAACGCATCGACAGTATTCTGCCGCCTTTAATTGAAGTCGCTGCTAGTTTTCATAATCCTGACGCTACTTTCACCCGCATCCTCGATTTGCTCGAGGCGATTAGCCGCCGCGAATCCTACCTTGCCCTGCTCGCCGAACACCCACGCACCTTAAAGCGCCTCGCCAGCCTGTATAGCGCCAGCCCCTGGGTGTCACAATATTTAACCCGCCATCCTATTTTACTAGATGAGCTGCTCGATTTTCGCCTGCTTGAAGAACTGCCTGATTGGCCTAAGCTCGGCAAAATTTTACGCCAGGAATTAAAAGATTTAGACGATGACACCGAAGCCAAAATGGATTGCCTGCGCCATTTTCAGCACGCACAAGTATTTAGACTGGTTTGTCAGGATTTAGACGGCTTACTGGTGTTAGAAACGGTATCGGATCATTTATCTGATTTGGCCGATTTAATGCTCACCGTGACTTTGGAGCAGGTCTGGCAAGATTTACCCAATAAGCACCGAAGCAATCCACAATTTGCTGTGATTGGCTATGGCAAACTCGGCGGCAAAGAGCTGGGCTTTGCCTCTGATTTAGATATTGTTTATCTCTTTGACGACGATCACCCCAATGCCACCGAAGTCTATGCCAAATACGCCAAACGCATCGTCAACTGGCTGACCGCACTCACCCCGGCCGGGCATCTTTACGATATTGATTTACGCCTGCGCCCAAATGGCACATCGGGCTTACTGGTTTCCAGCATCGGCACCTTCGCCCAATACCAGCGAGAATCGGCATGGGTATGGGAACACCAAGCCCTCACCCGTGCCCGCTATTGCGCTGGGGATCGCATCGTGGGCAATGCTTTTGAAGCCATTCGTGAAGATATCCTGCGCGCGCCACGTGATTTACCCAAATTGCGAGATGAAGTACGCACCATGCGCGAGCGCATGCTGGAAACGCATCCGGCACGGCCTGAGGATGTAAAACATGTGCGTGGCGGCATTGTTGATATTGAATTTATCATGCAATACCTTATCCTTGCCCATGCCAAGACCCATAAGGAATTTTGTTTAAACCGCGGCAATATCGCGCTCTTAGCCACCGCAGCACAACAAGGCCTTATCCCGCCCGAAGCCGCTCATCTTGCCGCCGACGGCTACCGAGAATTACGCCGCCTGCAACACAGCAGCCGCCTGAATGGCACCGAACTCACGCCTAAGATGCTCCTGCCTATCCAGCCACAGCTGGCGGCAGTAAAGCTGCTCTGGAACACTTTATTCGGAGAAACAAGCGCATAA
- a CDS encoding ExbD/TolR family protein — protein MAFGGFDQNDNAPMSEINTTPLVDVMLVLLVVFIVTAPVMTHSIRVDLPKAKAEVTQIPPAVLRVTLTATGQVEWEKTPIKVEELPIRFATAMAKDAQTELHLLADKEVRYELIAQTMSAARQAGLTKIGLLTDGNGS, from the coding sequence ATGGCTTTTGGTGGTTTTGATCAAAACGATAATGCTCCTATGTCAGAAATCAATACCACACCGTTGGTTGATGTGATGTTGGTGCTGCTGGTGGTGTTTATTGTAACTGCGCCCGTAATGACGCATTCGATTCGTGTTGATTTACCCAAAGCAAAAGCTGAGGTGACACAAATCCCGCCTGCAGTACTGCGCGTTACGCTGACCGCAACAGGGCAGGTTGAGTGGGAAAAGACCCCCATCAAAGTGGAAGAACTGCCGATTCGTTTTGCAACTGCCATGGCTAAAGATGCTCAGACTGAATTGCATTTATTGGCAGATAAAGAAGTTCGCTACGAGTTGATTGCACAAACGATGTCGGCAGCAAGGCAGGCGGGTTTAACTAAAATTGGTTTGCTTACAGATGGAAACGGCAGCTGA
- a CDS encoding TonB-dependent receptor, which translates to MREIHKPKSAIRHLAKLPVAAALFGAMNASAAPVAEVKLAPVEVKADVQNTKDTDKTYNAPVTRVGRTPQAARDIPQSTTSITKMLMADQDSNSLKEALRNAVGITFNASEGGSSGDGVRVRGFGASNDLYLDNFRDAAQYNRDTFNTDTVEVLRGPASMIYGRGSTGGIINQVSKTPFRGDLNQFTASVGTANYYRAEADLNRSLDDNAAFRVNVMGQKAGSTREGAEMNRWGFAPSVAFGLGEQTEVTLSYMHYQEDNVPDYGVPYYRPLGAGKREEIKGMKGYYRDSIGGNNLPISHADKFYGLKDFDSEVTKTDVFSFNLQHRLNANMLLKNSTRMGLYELDLRASAPSLAFLENEVLNDNTIITRGRKLRMREQAIYSNVTDLLWDFETGTVRHNVLAGVELTRESLLGTGRTQLDAKGGNCLPSTTVGNPTSGSHAACLAPVKIATADSTADTMAFYAQDLIELTPQWKVLAGARFDHFKAQTENKSFTAATASPDAGRTDNIWSWRTGVIYQPTANQSYYASYGTSFNPSAEAYSTDPKNENLDPEKNRNMEVGAKWTLLEGDLSLRTAIFRTEKTNERQTDIEVGVNKPNVLSGRRHTDGIELEGAGRITADWQVFAGIALMNPRIDEVTKPKTVEGNYAENAPRYTGNLWSTYQLNSNWKVGGGFNAMDKRYTSNTNTVNLPAYIRWDAMAEWRLRDYSVQLNVNNLFDTDHFESLYAGFAVPGTGRTARLSASYRF; encoded by the coding sequence ATGAGAGAGATACACAAGCCTAAATCGGCGATTCGCCACTTGGCTAAATTGCCTGTTGCTGCGGCACTGTTTGGTGCGATGAATGCAAGCGCTGCACCGGTTGCTGAAGTGAAATTAGCACCGGTTGAAGTAAAAGCAGATGTGCAAAACACCAAAGACACGGATAAAACATACAACGCACCGGTGACCCGCGTAGGACGCACGCCACAGGCGGCGCGTGATATTCCGCAATCCACCACCAGCATTACCAAAATGCTGATGGCCGATCAGGATAGTAACTCTCTGAAAGAAGCGCTGCGTAATGCTGTAGGGATTACTTTTAATGCTTCCGAAGGTGGTAGCAGCGGCGATGGCGTTCGCGTGCGCGGCTTTGGTGCGTCTAACGATCTCTATTTAGATAACTTCCGCGATGCGGCACAATACAACCGCGACACATTTAATACCGATACGGTTGAAGTATTGCGTGGCCCGGCGTCGATGATTTATGGCCGAGGATCAACGGGCGGCATTATCAATCAAGTCAGCAAAACGCCATTTCGTGGCGATTTGAATCAATTTACTGCCAGCGTAGGCACCGCAAATTACTACCGTGCCGAAGCCGATTTAAACCGTAGCTTGGATGATAACGCGGCTTTTCGCGTAAACGTGATGGGCCAAAAAGCCGGTAGTACCCGTGAAGGTGCTGAAATGAATCGCTGGGGTTTTGCGCCATCCGTGGCATTTGGCTTGGGCGAGCAAACAGAAGTGACACTGTCTTATATGCATTACCAAGAAGACAATGTGCCGGATTATGGTGTGCCTTATTACAGGCCTCTTGGTGCTGGTAAGCGTGAAGAGATCAAAGGGATGAAAGGCTATTATCGCGATAGCATTGGCGGTAATAATCTACCTATCTCTCATGCGGATAAGTTTTACGGTTTAAAAGATTTTGATTCAGAGGTCACTAAAACGGATGTATTTAGTTTTAATTTACAACACCGTCTAAATGCCAATATGTTGCTGAAAAATTCAACGCGCATGGGTTTGTATGAGCTAGATCTGCGTGCAAGCGCTCCAAGTTTAGCCTTCTTGGAAAATGAAGTGTTAAATGACAATACGATCATTACTCGTGGTCGTAAATTGCGCATGCGTGAGCAAGCGATTTATTCCAATGTGACTGACCTGTTGTGGGATTTTGAAACCGGCACTGTGCGTCACAATGTTTTAGCTGGAGTAGAGCTAACCCGTGAAAGTTTGTTGGGCACAGGGCGCACTCAGCTTGATGCAAAGGGTGGAAATTGTTTACCGTCCACCACGGTTGGAAATCCTACTTCTGGCAGTCATGCGGCTTGTCTAGCTCCGGTTAAAATTGCTACTGCGGATTCTACAGCGGATACGATGGCATTTTATGCGCAAGATTTGATTGAGCTTACGCCGCAATGGAAGGTGCTGGCTGGTGCTCGTTTTGATCACTTTAAAGCGCAGACAGAGAATAAATCATTCACCGCAGCAACCGCATCTCCTGATGCAGGCCGTACGGACAATATCTGGAGCTGGCGTACAGGTGTGATTTATCAGCCAACAGCTAATCAATCTTATTATGCCTCTTATGGCACTTCATTTAATCCGTCTGCTGAAGCCTATTCAACAGATCCAAAGAATGAAAATCTTGATCCAGAAAAAAACCGCAATATGGAAGTCGGTGCCAAGTGGACATTGCTGGAAGGTGATTTAAGTCTGCGCACAGCGATTTTCCGTACAGAAAAAACCAATGAGCGTCAGACTGATATCGAAGTTGGCGTGAATAAGCCAAATGTATTATCTGGCCGTCGCCATACCGATGGCATTGAGCTTGAAGGTGCAGGGCGCATCACCGCAGATTGGCAAGTTTTTGCTGGCATTGCATTGATGAACCCACGCATTGATGAGGTGACTAAGCCTAAAACCGTAGAAGGCAATTACGCAGAAAATGCGCCGCGTTATACTGGTAATCTGTGGTCCACTTACCAGCTCAATAGCAATTGGAAAGTAGGTGGTGGTTTTAATGCGATGGATAAGCGTTATACCAGCAATACCAATACGGTAAATCTGCCTGCTTATATCCGCTGGGATGCGATGGCTGAATGGCGTCTGCGTGATTACAGCGTGCAGTTGAATGTGAATAATCTGTTTGATACCGATCACTTTGAAAGTCTATATGCAGGCTTTGCTGTGCCAGGTACAGGCCGTACTGCGCGTTTATCAGCGAGCTACCGCTTCTAA
- a CDS encoding energy transducer TonB — protein sequence MIINRILTVAVALLGHSALLYGLTTMSIQPEKPKQVVMLLAPTPMPMGEEVPKQLESKPQPQPKPVLKPVPVKPALAKAVSKAPETAKVPEQSAEGQMAAAAPTAAPAEAAPAAPTAGSKTSKLASDDVPVETLPLFNTSYLANPRPPYPPQSMALGEKGRVMLRVKVSESGLPLEVELARSSGYRRLDDAAKRAVERWKFVPGRRGDVAVVMNAMVPVDFVI from the coding sequence ATGATTATCAATAGAATACTCACTGTTGCTGTGGCGCTGCTCGGCCACTCTGCGCTGCTTTACGGTTTGACGACCATGTCGATTCAGCCTGAGAAGCCAAAGCAGGTGGTGATGCTGCTTGCCCCTACCCCAATGCCGATGGGGGAGGAGGTGCCTAAACAGCTGGAAAGCAAGCCTCAGCCTCAGCCTAAACCGGTGCTTAAACCTGTGCCGGTGAAACCCGCTTTGGCTAAGGCGGTGAGTAAAGCACCTGAAACGGCCAAAGTGCCTGAGCAGTCAGCAGAGGGCCAAATGGCTGCTGCTGCGCCGACGGCTGCTCCGGCAGAAGCGGCACCTGCTGCCCCAACGGCAGGAAGCAAGACCAGTAAGCTGGCATCTGATGATGTGCCAGTAGAAACGCTGCCGCTATTTAATACCAGCTACCTTGCTAATCCTCGTCCTCCTTACCCTCCCCAGTCGATGGCTTTAGGTGAGAAAGGCCGCGTGATGCTAAGGGTGAAAGTCAGTGAGTCAGGTTTGCCTCTTGAGGTTGAATTGGCGCGTAGCAGTGGCTATCGCCGCTTGGATGATGCTGCGAAGAGGGCTGTGGAGCGTTGGAAGTTTGTGCCGGGCCGTCGTGGTGATGTGGCGGTTGTGATGAATGCTATGGTGCCGGTTGATTTTGTTATTTAA
- the aspS gene encoding aspartate--tRNA ligase yields the protein MRTDYCGLIDSRYLGQTVTIKGWAHRRRDHGGVIFIDLRDREGLVQVVINPDTAEAFTTADSSRNEYVLEITGLVRTRPEGAANKNLISGEIEIVASDIKILNTAVTPPFQIDDENLSENVRLQNRVIDLRRPVMQKNLRLRYRIAMLIRNYLDGLGFIDIETPMLTRSTPEGARDYLVPSRVHDGQFFALPQSPQLFKQLLMVAGFDRYYQIVKCFRDEDLRADRQPEFTQIDIETSFLNEHEIMDITESMAKHVFKEGINVELSDFPRMTYADAMRLYGSDKPDLRVTLQFVELTDMMKNEEFKVFRAAADMDNGRVVALCVPGGAAISRKEIDEYTKFVAIYGAKGLAYIKVNDVTKLTNTEDSGLQSPIVKHLSEAGLKEIIARTGAKDGDLIFFGADKAKVVNEAIGALRIKIGHEKGEAGGYFAQGWKPMWVIDFPMFEHDEEADRWTACHHPFTAPQDGHEDMLDTNPGACIAKAYDMVLNGSEIGGGSIRIYREEMQSKVFRALKIDAEEAQNKFGFLLENLQFGAPPHGGLAFGLDRLVTLMVGAESIRDVIAFPKTQRAQCLLTDAPNSVDEKQLRELHIRLRQKAEVAAS from the coding sequence ATGCGTACAGATTACTGTGGTCTTATTGATAGCCGCTACCTCGGACAAACCGTCACGATCAAAGGTTGGGCGCATCGTCGTCGCGATCACGGTGGGGTAATCTTTATTGATTTGCGCGATCGTGAAGGCTTGGTGCAAGTTGTTATCAATCCAGACACCGCTGAAGCCTTTACTACGGCTGATTCTTCACGTAATGAATACGTATTAGAAATCACCGGTTTGGTGCGTACCCGCCCAGAAGGCGCGGCGAACAAAAACCTGATCTCGGGTGAAATTGAAATTGTCGCGAGCGACATCAAAATTCTGAATACCGCGGTCACACCACCGTTCCAGATCGACGATGAAAATCTCTCTGAAAACGTGCGCCTGCAAAACCGTGTGATTGATTTGCGTCGCCCTGTCATGCAAAAGAATCTGCGTCTGCGTTATCGCATCGCCATGCTGATCCGTAATTACCTCGATGGCTTGGGCTTTATCGACATCGAAACACCAATGTTGACTCGCTCCACACCAGAGGGCGCGCGCGATTACCTTGTGCCTAGCCGTGTGCACGATGGTCAATTCTTTGCCTTGCCACAATCACCACAACTCTTCAAACAATTGTTGATGGTGGCGGGTTTTGATCGTTACTACCAAATCGTTAAGTGCTTCCGTGATGAAGATTTGCGTGCAGATCGTCAGCCGGAATTCACCCAGATCGATATCGAGACATCGTTTCTGAATGAACACGAAATCATGGACATCACCGAATCGATGGCCAAGCATGTGTTTAAAGAAGGGATTAACGTTGAATTAAGCGATTTCCCACGCATGACTTATGCAGATGCGATGCGTTTATACGGTTCAGACAAGCCAGATTTGCGGGTTACTCTGCAATTCGTTGAGCTGACTGACATGATGAAGAACGAAGAATTCAAAGTGTTCCGTGCTGCTGCTGATATGGATAACGGCCGCGTGGTTGCGCTGTGCGTACCGGGTGGCGCTGCGATCAGCCGTAAAGAAATCGACGAATACACCAAGTTTGTTGCGATCTACGGTGCTAAGGGTTTGGCTTACATCAAAGTAAACGATGTCACTAAGCTAACAAACACTGAAGATTCGGGCTTGCAATCGCCAATCGTGAAGCATTTGTCCGAGGCAGGTCTGAAAGAAATCATTGCCCGCACAGGTGCAAAAGACGGCGATCTGATTTTCTTTGGAGCGGACAAAGCCAAGGTGGTGAACGAAGCCATCGGTGCATTGCGTATCAAGATTGGCCACGAGAAGGGCGAGGCGGGTGGTTACTTTGCTCAAGGCTGGAAACCAATGTGGGTGATCGATTTCCCAATGTTCGAGCATGACGAAGAAGCGGATCGCTGGACTGCATGTCATCATCCGTTTACTGCTCCGCAAGATGGTCACGAAGATATGCTCGATACCAACCCGGGTGCATGTATCGCTAAAGCCTACGATATGGTGTTGAACGGCTCTGAAATTGGTGGCGGTTCGATCCGTATTTACCGTGAAGAAATGCAATCCAAAGTATTCCGTGCGTTGAAAATTGATGCGGAAGAAGCACAGAACAAGTTTGGCTTCTTGCTAGAAAACTTACAATTTGGTGCGCCTCCGCATGGTGGTTTAGCGTTTGGTCTGGATCGTTTGGTGACATTAATGGTAGGTGCAGAATCCATCCGTGATGTGATCGCCTTCCCTAAAACACAACGTGCCCAGTGCTTGCTAACTGATGCGCCAAATAGCGTGGATGAAAAACAACTACGTGAGCTGCATATTCGCTTACGTCAGAAGGCTGAGGTAGCGGCTAGTTGA
- a CDS encoding MotA/TolQ/ExbB proton channel family protein, whose protein sequence is MDLALIWNSGDPVLVSVFGLLLLMSVVSWCLILLRSSLLLRIKRGQKRFLASFWTASDWDEATGLAAHAIVPEAKLARAGWEGLSHYRSNAGKGLGLAVSLDDYLVRTLRTRLSQENARLELGLSWLATVGSISPFVGLFGTVWGIYHALVAIATKGDASLATVAGPIGEALVATAAGLAVAIPAVVAYNAFVRANRVIAQGLDGFAHDLHAQLLTAAAVEKEGK, encoded by the coding sequence ATGGATTTAGCATTGATTTGGAATTCTGGTGATCCTGTTTTGGTATCGGTGTTTGGCTTGTTGTTGCTGATGTCGGTTGTAAGCTGGTGTTTGATTTTATTACGCAGTAGCTTGTTGCTCAGAATTAAGCGTGGGCAGAAACGCTTTCTGGCTAGTTTCTGGACCGCCTCTGATTGGGATGAGGCGACTGGCCTTGCTGCTCATGCTATTGTACCTGAAGCTAAGCTGGCACGCGCAGGCTGGGAAGGCTTAAGCCATTACCGCAGCAATGCGGGCAAAGGCCTTGGTTTAGCGGTGTCTTTGGATGATTACTTGGTGCGTACTCTACGTACCCGTTTAAGCCAGGAAAATGCCCGCTTAGAGCTGGGTTTGTCTTGGCTAGCCACGGTGGGGTCGATTTCTCCTTTTGTAGGCTTATTCGGCACAGTTTGGGGTATTTATCACGCGCTGGTGGCGATTGCAACTAAGGGTGATGCCTCGCTGGCTACCGTTGCTGGCCCGATTGGTGAGGCTTTGGTGGCGACCGCTGCGGGTTTGGCTGTAGCGATCCCCGCCGTTGTGGCATACAACGCTTTTGTGCGTGCTAATCGCGTGATTGCTCAGGGCTTGGATGGTTTTGCTCATGATTTACATGCACAGCTACTGACCGCTGCTGCCGTAGAAAAAGAAGGTAAATAA
- a CDS encoding DUF502 domain-containing protein, whose amino-acid sequence MTHFKKYLLTGLLVWVPLAITLWVLQLIIGTMDQISALLPASLRPDSWLLQALEGPFPFLEGSHRIPGFGVILTVVVLLLTGIFATNVLGLRLLLIGEKILNRIPIVRSIYSSVKQVSDTLFSDSGQAFRQALLVRFPHGDAWTIAFMTGTPGGEVAAVLEGDYVSVYVPTTPNPTSGYFIMVKKADVIELDMSVDEALKYVISMGVVTPGKIL is encoded by the coding sequence ATGACGCATTTTAAAAAATATTTACTGACAGGTTTATTAGTGTGGGTGCCTTTGGCAATCACCCTGTGGGTCTTGCAGTTGATTATTGGCACGATGGATCAGATCAGTGCTTTGCTGCCCGCGTCCCTGCGCCCTGATTCATGGCTATTACAGGCTTTAGAAGGCCCTTTCCCCTTTTTGGAGGGCTCGCACCGTATTCCGGGCTTTGGGGTTATTCTGACCGTTGTTGTTTTGCTGCTGACGGGTATCTTTGCGACAAATGTGCTTGGCTTACGCTTACTGCTGATTGGTGAGAAAATACTCAATCGAATTCCGATTGTCCGTTCTATCTATAGCAGCGTGAAGCAAGTATCAGACACCTTGTTTTCTGATTCAGGCCAGGCGTTTCGTCAGGCACTACTTGTGCGCTTTCCTCATGGCGATGCGTGGACCATTGCTTTTATGACCGGAACGCCGGGTGGGGAAGTGGCTGCCGTGCTGGAGGGGGATTATGTCAGTGTGTATGTGCCTACTACGCCTAATCCAACCTCGGGTTACTTTATTATGGTTAAAAAGGCCGACGTGATTGAGCTGGATATGAGCGTTGATGAGGCCTTGAAGTATGTTATTTCTATGGGTGTGGTTACACCCGGCAAGATATTGTAA
- a CDS encoding LysE/ArgO family amino acid transporter: protein MSFSTIANGAALSASLIMAIGAQNTFVLRQGLTKQHVFLTALICSLCDLVLMSIGVAGMGHALNTMPDLQRWMAVFGTVFVLWYGFNAFKKALHPDVLGEDHRERAFGTPSKVIMAGLAFSLLNPHALLDTVVLVGSIGAQQAPAERPFFVIGAVGFSFIWFFSLAYGSSKLSHLFNKPLAWRILDILIGLMMMVIAYSLIKMTRFF from the coding sequence ATGTCTTTTTCAACCATTGCTAACGGTGCCGCACTCTCCGCCAGCCTCATCATGGCGATTGGCGCACAGAACACATTTGTTTTACGCCAAGGGCTAACCAAACAGCATGTCTTTTTAACTGCGCTCATTTGCTCACTCTGTGATTTAGTTTTGATGTCCATCGGCGTGGCAGGTATGGGACACGCTTTAAACACCATGCCTGACCTGCAACGCTGGATGGCTGTTTTTGGCACGGTGTTTGTACTTTGGTACGGGTTCAACGCCTTTAAAAAAGCGCTTCACCCTGATGTACTCGGTGAAGATCACCGGGAGCGCGCCTTTGGCACGCCCAGCAAGGTGATTATGGCGGGGCTGGCGTTTTCCTTACTTAATCCGCACGCTCTCTTGGATACCGTGGTTTTGGTCGGCTCGATTGGCGCGCAGCAGGCCCCAGCCGAGCGGCCATTTTTTGTCATAGGCGCAGTAGGCTTTTCATTTATCTGGTTTTTTTCATTGGCCTATGGCTCAAGCAAACTAAGCCATCTATTTAACAAGCCGCTTGCTTGGCGAATTCTGGATATTTTAATTGGCTTAATGATGATGGTGATTGCTTACTCACTCATCAAAATGACAAGGTTTTTCTAA